The following proteins are encoded in a genomic region of Zea mays cultivar B73 chromosome 9, Zm-B73-REFERENCE-NAM-5.0, whole genome shotgun sequence:
- the LOC100284095 gene encoding probable 2-oxoglutarate-dependent dioxygenase ANS isoform X1 — MSTRTTAFTITYTATPSPNLPTPAAVPMETAAPARVQALAEAGVSRLPAQYIQPPEHRPTPSPSPIAAALSVPVVDLSTSTADDAVRAACADWGAFHVVGHGVPVDLLDAVRAAGLAFFRAPMEDKLRFACDPARGAASEGYGSRMLANDDSVLDWRDYFDHHTLPESRCDPARWPDFVPGYRDTIAKYSNSMKDLAQKLLCIISENLSLPPSYIQEAVGEVFQNITISYYSPCPQPDLALGLQSHSDMGAITLLIQDDVGGLEVLKDGMWIPVPALRDGILVILADQTEIITNGRYKSSVHRAVVNAEHARLSVATFYDPSKSRKICTAPQLVSENEPQKYRDVIYGDYVSSWYSKGPEGKRNIDALLIQH; from the exons ATGTCTACTCGGACCACTGCGTTTACCATTACCTACACGGCTACACCGTCGCCTAATTTGCCAACGCCCGCCGCCGTTCCGATGGAAACCGCCGCGCCGGCGCGCGTCCAAGCCCTCGCTGAGGCCGGCGTGTCCCGCCTCCCGGCGCAGTACATCCAGCCGCCTGAGCACCGACCAACCCCCTCGCCTTCTCCTATTGCCGCGGCGCTCTCCGTGCCGGTCGTCGACCTCTCAACCTCCACCGCCGACGACGCCGTCCGCGCCGCGTGCGCGGACTGGGGCGCCTTTCACGTGGTCGGCCACGGCGTGCCGGTGGATCTCCTCGACGCGGTGCGCGCGGCAGGGCTCGCCTTCTTCCGCGCGCCCATGGAGGACAAACTCCGGTTCGCCTGCGACCCGGCCAGGGGCGCCGCCTCGGAAGGGTACGGCAGCCGCATGCTCGCCAACGACGACTCCGTGCTCGACTGGCGCGACTACTTTGACCACCACACGCTCCCGGAGTCCCGCTGTGATCCCGCCCGCTGGCCCGACTTCGTCCCCGGTTACAG AGATACTATTGCAAAATACAGCAACAGCATGAAGGATCTTGCTCAAAAATTGTTGTgcatcatctcagaaaatctgagccTACCACCATCTTATATACAAGAGGCGGTTGGAGAAGTTTTCCAGAACATTACTATTAGCTACTATTCTCCGTGTCCACAACCTGATCTTGCTCTTGGATTACAATCTCATTCTGATATGGGCGCAATAACACTTCTGATACAAGATGATGTTGGTGGGCTTGAAGTATTAAAGGATGGAATGTGGATACCTGTGCCTGCTTTGCGTGATGGCATCCTTGTGATTCTCGCTGATCAGACAGAG ATCATCACCAATGGAAGATACAAGAGTTCAGTTCATCGAGCTGTTGTCAATGCTGAGCATGCCCGCTTATCAGTAGCAACATTTTATGATCCATCAAAATCAAGGAAAATATGCACTGCCCCGCAGCTTGTGAGTGAGAATGAACCACAAAAGTATCGGGATGTAATTTATGGTGACTATGTCTCATCTTGGTATAGCAAAGGTCCAGAGGGCAAGCGAAACATCGACGCCCTCCTGATTCAGCACTAG
- the LOC100501793 gene encoding uncharacterized protein, producing the protein MEQFPDGAHVRLRSRVHAGYLHADEDGVGVSLRRWRRRSMNVAWKVHRILHDGSTSVLLHSAAYGRYLAASHDPAPPGHLGLRVDLGDYDQDVDPILWKAVGSGDAGYVLLRHVSNRLLRANGRYRLWHRGVSVDDVDNQSTMMHWKVETIPTSPRPPALPAPTRRNRGSFRGLFLLHEEPVVLQRTVRFVRADNYGNFPDNWGTLQFQGRSVFELRAEMARRLNYALFFFRLLMCVRGGRYGRLTPLLIDLPRNEETLDIIVLFIGTQVAQELRYPVVNPRGV; encoded by the exons ATGGAGCAGTTCCCCGACGGGGCGCACGTGCGGCTGCGGAGCCGCGTGCACGCAGGGTACCTCCACGCCGACGAGGACGGGGTGGGGGTGTCCCTGCGCCGCTGGCGCCGCAGGTCGATGAACGTGGCGTGGAAGGTGCACCGCATCCTGCACGACGGCTCCACCAGCGTCCTCCTCCACAGCGCCGCCTATGGCCGGTACCTCGCGGCGTCCCACGACCCGGCGCCGCCGGGCCACCTCGGCCTCCGCGTCGACCTGGGCGACTACGACCAGGACGTGGACCCCATCCTGTGGAAGGCCGTCGGCTCCGGGGACGCCGGCTACGTCCTCCTGCGCCACGTCTCCAACCGCCTCCTCCGCGCCAACGGAAGGTACCGCCTCTGGCACCGTGGCGTCTCCGTCGACGACGTCGACAACCAGAGCACGATGATGCATTGGAAGGTCGAGACCATCCCCACCAGCCCCAGGCCGCCAGCACTTCCAGCGCCGACTCGG AGGAACCGAGGCAGCTTCCGCGGCCTGTTCCTCCTGCACGAGGAGCCCGTGGTGCTGCAGCGGACGGTACGGTTCGTGCGGGCGGACAACTACGGCAACTTCCCGGACAACTGGGGCACGCTCCAGTTCCAGGGCCGCTCCGTCTTTGAGCTGAGAGCGGAGATGGCGCGTCGCTTAAACTATgcgctcttcttcttccgcctccTGATGTGCGTCCGGGGCGGCCGCTACGGGCGCCTGACCCCGCTACTCATCGACCTGCCTCGCAACGAGGAGACCCTGGACATcatcgtcctcttcatcgggacacAAG TTGCTCAGGAATTGCGGTACCCGGTGGTAAACCCAAGAGGTGTATGA